In Tepidamorphus gemmatus, the sequence GCCCGGCCTGGCCGCCGCGTCCTCGACCGCCTCTGCGAGCCGCGATGGGCAAGGCGTGGCGGGAGCGGTGTTGCGCCCCGATCCCGGCTCCGCGCGTCGTTCCGGCCGGAACGGCGCGCCTGGTGCCGGCGCCCGGGCCCGCCGATCGGGCAGGGTTCATCGTCTCCTCGAGGAATGTCACTCTCGTCGTCGGTCGATGATTCGCGCGAGGTGACGGCATGGTTTCCTTCGTTCCCATTCTTGCCTGGGTCTTGGCGCTCGTCGCCGCGGCCGCCGATATCGCGCGGGCCCCGCGTCCGCTCGGCGCGCGGCTGGTCGCGGACCGGCTGCTCCGGTGGATCTTCTTCTTCGTCATCGGCTTGATGAGCCTGTGGGCGTTCATGGGCCATGTCTTCTTTCCTGCCGAAGCGGCCGCGGCGATCGGCTGGCAGACGAGTCCGTTCCAGTTCGAGGTCGGGGTCGCCAATCTCGGCATCGGGCTGGCCGGCGTGGTCGGCGCCTTCTGGGGACGACTGGGATTCCGCACCGCCACATGGATCGTGGTGGCGTCGTTCCTCGGCGGGGCCGCGATCGGCCATTTGCGGCAGATCGCGGAGACGGGCAATCTGGCGGCTGGCAATGCCGGACCGATCCTCTATACCGACATCCTGACGCCGACGGTCGTGGCGGTGCTGCTGCTGGTCGCCTGGAAGGCGGATCAGAAGGCGTAGGTCGTGGCCGAGGCGGCGCGGGCGAGCGCGGCCGGATCGACCGCGAACACGCAGCGCGGCGTGCCTGCCGCCGCCCAGACGACCTCGTATGTCAGGAGCCTCGCGTCGATCAACGTGCGCATCGGTTCGGGATGGCCGATCGGCGGAATGCCGCCAATCGCATAGCCGGTGATCTCGCGCACGCGGCGGCCGTCGGGACGGACCAGCGGCTCGCCGAGTTCCGCCGCGACCGCCATCTCGTCGACCCGGTTGGCGCCGGAGACCAGCAGCAGGTAGGGTTGGCCGCTCGCCGCTCCGACGAACACGAGCGACTTGACAATCTGCGCCACCTCGCAGCCGCAGGCCCGGGCCGCCTCCTCGGCGGTGCGGGTCGAGTCCGGCATCTCGACAACGTTCACCGCAAGACCGGCGGCCGCGGCGGCGGCGGCGACACGGCGGGCACTTTCGGGAAGCTGATCCATGACGGGCGCCCTTATAGCAGCGGGCGCAGGCAGGGTCATCAGGGAGAGGCGATCCGCGTCGACCGGGATAGAAGCCTGATTTCTGCGAGCGATCATGGTAAACTGGTCGTTAATGGGCCGAATCTTCCGGAGACGGAGCTGCCAATGTCGGAAGAGACGATCATCGAGGCGCCGATCAAGCAGGCGGAGACGAGCCGCCTGCGCGCGGCGCTGCGGCGTGCCCGTCAAACCGAGGCCGAGCGCTCGGACGTCATCGTCGATCTGCGCGAGGCGGAGATCGCCCGCCTCGAACTGCTGCAGGATGCGCTTTCGGACGTCTTCGACGAGATTCCGGAAGGAACCGACCTGCTCGAATGCGCTCTGATTCCGGGTACCCCGCCGCGGTTGTGGATCGACGTGCTGGCCCATGTGGTGATGGCGCGTGACAAGCGCACCTACCGTTTCCTGAAGGACACCCGGCACGGACGGCAGGTCATCCTCGAGACGACCAGCATCGACGAGATGGCGAACCGCGTCACCGATTATGTCGCGCACCGGCTGATCGAGCGCGAACGGGCGCTGGAAAGCGACTCGGAAGGCAAGGCGATCGTGTCGCTCGCCGCCCGACAGGCGGAGGACAAGGCGATGACGGTTGAGCGGACCGTGCGGCGCTTCGGCTGGGGAAGCCTGATCACCGCCTTCGTACTCGGGGTGTTGATCGGCGCCGTCGGACTGTTCGTCGTCGGCGTGACGTTCAGCCTGCCCTAGGAGCTGCAGCGCACGGCGCGACCTCGTCCCGGCCGGTACGGAGCTCCTGCTCGCACAGTGTGTGGAGGACGCCCCCGTCAAAGCCGCGCACGATCATCCGGCACGACCAGGCGCCGGCCATCCCGGAAATGTCGAACAGGTTGTACTGGGCAGCCGGCCGGCCGCTGTGCTCCAGCGCCGAAGCCGAGGGTACGCCGACCACCGGTATCGGCGCGACCGGGCCGGGCAGCCAGCGCAGCGTGGCGCGGTGCTCGTGACCGTGCAGGATCAACTCGGCGCCGGCGCGCTCCAGTGCCGCTGCGACCTCGCGCGCGTCGAGAAGCCGGCGAAAGCGGTCGCCGGGCTCGCGCGTCGGCGGATGATGGATCATAACGACTCGGAACCAACCCTCGCGGCCGAGGCGGGCGAGAAGCATTTCGAGCCGCGCGAGCTGGTCGCGGCCGACCTTCCCCGTCGCCAGGAACGGCGCAGTGACAATCGCCGAGGAGCACCCGACCAAGGCCAGCGGACCGCGCCGCCTGAGATAGGGAAATCCGCCATGCGCCAGGGTGTCCGGGTCGCCGGCCATGTATTCGCGCCAGGCGAGTTCCGTACCCGTCACGGCGCGGCGCACATAGGTGTCGTGATTGCCGGGCACCAGCGAGACCTTGTCCGGTGGCCCGATGTGATCGAGCCATGCCCGGCAGGCGCGCCATTCGGCCGGCGTCGAGACGATGGCAAGATCGCCGGTTACCGCGATATGATCCGGCGCATGGGTGTGGATGTCGCCGGTAACCGCATCGAGGACATGGCGGACATGAACGCGGCGGCGGTTGCGCTGCCAGTTCACCCAGCCGATCGCTCGCTGCGACAACAGGTCGCGTCGGCGCGGCGGTCCGTCGGGCGGGACGTGGGGGTCGGAGAGATGGGCAAGCCTGAACATTGCCCGCGCTTTCTAGCGGCGGCGGGCTGCGATGGCCAGACGGACGGACCCGAACGCGGGGTGGTCGACCCGCCTCAGTTGGGCGCGAAGGTCATCAGCGCGGCCGCGATGCGGCCGTCGCGGAGATCGAGCGCCGGGCGCCAGACATAGGCGCCGCGACGGCGGAACAGCAGACGAAGCATGACAGGCTCCAGGCAAAAGGGTTCAGCTGCATCGCTGAACCTTTCCCATCCACCTAGTGGACGTCATCGTCCGGGTCAGCCAGCCCGCGCGCGGGGAGGGGTTGCAGTGCACGCATGGCGGGTTGACGGCCGATCGGCCTGCCCGGCGCACACCGGTTGCCGCACCGGTTCGTTCCCCGCGGTAGGGAGGGCGGGGTGCGCCGAGTGCTGACCCACCTCGTGTTCCGGCCATGGTGGCGCCTGAGCCGCGGCATGACGCTCGGCGTGCGGGGCATCGTCATCCGCGACCCGCAGCAGGTCCTGCTGGTCAGGCACAGCTACGTGCCGGGCTGGTACCTGCCCGGCGGTGGCGTCGAACGCGGCGAGACGGTGTTCGACGCGCTCGGGCGCGAGCTCGACGAGGAAGGGGGCGTCCAGCTGACCGGGGTGCCGCAGCTGCACGGCATCTTCTGCAACGATGCCGAGCACCGCGGCGATCATGTCGTTGCATTTCTCGTCAGGGACTGGTCGCAGGCGCGGACCGTGAGTGCGAACCTGGAGATCGTCGCCGCCGAGTTCTTTCCGGCGGATGCGCTGCCGGACGGCACCACGCCGGCCACCCGGCGGCGCGTCGCCGAGGTGTTCCAGGGAGCGGCGACCAGCCCCTACTGGTAGGCTGCCGCAGGGCAGGAAACGGTCAGGCGGCGCACAGCCGGTCGCGGTCGTGCGGCGCGTCGAGATCGAGATCCGGACCGACCGGGACGATGCCCGTCGGGTTCACGCCGCGGTGGCTCGCATAATAGTGCAGCTTGATGTGCGGGATATCGACCGTCCCGGCGATGCCCGGCATCTGGTAGAGCGCGCGCAGGTAGTTGGAGAGCGCTGGATAATCGGTGATGCGGCGGATGTTGCACTTGAAGTGGCCGACATAGACCGCATCGAAGCGCACCAGCGTCGTGAACAGCCGCCAGTCGGCCTCGGTGATCCGGTCGCCGACCAGATAGGGCTGGCGCGACAGCCGCCGGTCCAGCTCGTCGAGGGTGGCAAATAGCGCATGGACCGCTTCCTCGTAAGCTTCCTGCGAGGCGGCGAAGCCCGCCTTGTAGACCCCGTTGTTGACGGTCTCGTAGATCATGTCGTTGACGGCGTCGATCTCCCGGCGCAGCGGCTTCGGATAGAGGTCCACCGTCGTATCCGCGCCGACGCCATCGAACGCGGAGTTCAGCATGCGGATGATCTCGGAGGATTCGTTGGAGACGATGGTGCTGCGCAGCTTGTCCCAGAGCACCGGTACCGTCACCCGGCTGGTCACCTGCGGATCGGCCGCCTGATAGACCTCGAAGAGCCGGCTGCGGCCGGCCAGATGGTCGGGGAACGCTGCGGAGAACTCCCACCCCTCGTCGCGCATGACGGGAGCGACGATGCTCACCGACACGATGCTCTCCAGCTTCTTGAGTCGGCGGACCACGAGGGTGCGATGCGCCCAGGGGCAGGCGAGCGATACATAGAGATGATAGCGGCCGGGTTCCGCAGGGAAGCCGCCGTCCCCGCTCGGTCCGGGCGATCCATCGGCGGTCACCCAGTTTCGGAACCGTGTCTCGCTGCGCTGGAAACGCCCGTCGGCCGATCGAAGCGCGCTGTCATCCGATGTCCAGCGGCCGTTCACAAGCATGCCCATGTGATGTCTCCTCCTGTCCTCGATGTGCGCCGCGACCGTCCGTCTGTCGGTGCATCTAGGCATTGTTCACGTCCTGCAAAGGCCGTATGACGGCAGGGATTGTTGCGTGAGGATGAACAATGGATCGGCTAGCCGAACTGGAGACCTTCGTCCACGTTGCCGATGCCGGCGGGATCGGGGCTGCGGCGGACCGGTTGGGCGTGGCGAAATCCGCTGTCAGCCGCCGGCTCAAGGATCTCGAGGAACGGCTCGGCGTCCGGCTGGTCAACCGCACGACACGCCAGCTCAGCCTGACCGACACCGGTCGCGCCTATTACGAGCGGGCCGTCCAGTTGCTTGCCGATCTGGAGGAGGCGGATCAGCAGGCGGCGATGGTACACGGCGCACTGACCGGCCGTCTCAAGGTCGCCGCACCGCTGTCGTTCGGTCTGATGCATCTCGCGCCCGCCGTGCGGCAGTTCCTTGCCGACAATCCGGCCCTGTGGATCGACCTCGATCTCAACGACCGCCGCGTCGATCTGGTGGACGAGGGCTTCGATGTCGCGGTGAGGATCGGCCAGCTCGAGGATTCGAGCCTCATCGCGCGGCGCCTTGCCGTGGTGCGCAACGTCTGCTGCGCGAGTCCCGACTATCTCGCCCGCCACGGCAGGCCGCAACGGCCGGAGGATCTGGCATCGGGCCACGTCGCGCTGCGCTACACGAACGTGCCCGAGCGCCGGGCCTTCACGTGGGTCGATGCGGAGGGACGCGAGCGCTCGGTCTCCGTGCCGGCCAGGCTTGCCTCCAACAATGGCGAGATGCTGGTCGATGCGGCCGAGGCCGGGCTTGGTATCATCCTCCAGCCAACCTTCCTTGCCTACCGGTCGATCGAGGCCGGGCGGCTGGTGCCGGTGCTGACCGATGTCGCGTGGCGCGAGGTCGCCGCCTACGCCCTCTATCCACCGGGGCGGCATCTGTCCGCCAAGGTGAGGGCCTTCGTAGACCATCTCGGCCGCTGCTTCGGCGATCCGCCCTATTGGGATGCCTGTCTCAGGACGGCCGCTGCCCGGGCCTGAATGCGCTGTACCGCTGCGGCGATCACGATCGTTGGAGGCGGCCAGGGTCGTTTAATTTGACTTTGAAAGTTGGGAATTGTATCTGAGTGGGCGGCCGCGTCGCCAAACCCTCGCGCGGCCGCGTTCGAGTCGTTGCGGATCCCGTTACGTGATCGTCTGTTCCTGCAATGTCCTCTCCGACCATGACGTGAGGTCCTGCCTTACGCCGGGTCCCGATTGTCCGTTCACGCCGGCCCAGGTGTACCGTTGCCTCGGGTGCAGCCCGCAATGTGGGCGCTGCGCACGTACAATCCGCCAGATCATGAACGAGGCGCTGCCGGCCGTGCACGGCGCCTGCACGAGCCGGTGCAGTGCCAGATGCCCGCTGTCCGACGCAGCCGGAGCGGTCGGGGAAACCGTCGAGCGCGGCACTCTGTTCGCAGTCGGCAGGTCGGGCGCGACCGTCGATATCGGCGAAGCGGCCGATATCCGGGAGGTCGTTGGCGTCTGACGCGCGCCGGCGATCGGCCAACCGGCTGCGGCGGGATAGCGCAGCCGGCGTTTGGCGTTGTCCGACTTAATCTCTAGAATCATTCTAAAAGATGCGGTAGGGTGTCGTCGGCGTCGGGCTCGGCGGGGCGCATTGGCGCTGCCGCCGTTCCCGGGACAGCAACGGTGGACCGCTCCGGTGGAGATGCCAGCGGCGGTGATACAAGAGGAGAGGGTTCCATGAAAGGCGATTCCAAGGTCATCGAGTACCTGAACAAGGGGCTGCGTTCCGAACTCACCGCAGTGAGCCAGTACTGGCTGCACTACCGCTTGCTCGAGGATTGGGGCTATACCGGTCTGGCGAAGAAGTGGCGCGCCGAGTCGATCGAGGAGATGCATCATGCGGACAAGTTCATCGCGCGGATCATCTTCCTGGAAGGCTTCCCCAACCTTCAGGAACTGAATCCGCTGCGCATCGGCCAGAACGTCAAGGAGATCCTTGAGGTCGATCTGGCCGGCGAGTACGAGGCGCGCAGTCTCTATCTGGAGGCAGCCGCCTATTGCGCGTCGATCAATGACCGCGTGTCGAAGAACCTGTTCGAGGAGCTGGCCGAGGACGAGGAAGGCCATATCGATTTCCTCGAGACGCAGCTCGATCTGGTCAAGCAGATCGGACTGGAGCTCTACGCCCAGAAGCACGTCAACGAGTTCGACGACTGAGCCGCGCAGCCGACACTGGACGATCCGGGGCGGCCCATGCTATTGGGCCGCGTCCGATCGACGGATTGTGGATCATGACGGGCATCATGCTGCGACGACGAGCCGAGGCGCGCATTCGCGCGCATCGATCCGTCGCGCCCTGTCATACCCGCCTCGTGTGAGGCGAGACCAGCTCGACAAACTGCCCGAAAGGCGGCTGCGGGGCGCCCGAACTGAGGGAACGGGAGCCCGCCATGTCGCCTGCAGCCAGCGTCGTCACCATCGAGCTCGAACAGCCCGGCCACGGGCCCCAGATCGATGCCCTTGCCGAGGCCGCCTTCGGGCCGGGCCGCTTCGCCAAGACCGCCTACCGGCTGCGCCGCGGAACGGTGCCGATCCCCGACCTGTGCTTCGTGGCGCTCGCCGATGGCCGGCTGATCGGCTCGGTGCGGCTGTCGCCGATCACCATCGGCGGTACGCCGGCATTGCTGCTCGGGCCACTGGTGGTCGATCCGGACTACAAGAACCGCGGCCACGGCCTGGCCCTGCTGAAGGCCTCGATCACTGCGGCGCGGCAGGCCGGGCACAGGCTCATCATCCTGGTGGGTGACGCGCCCTACTATGCGCGTGCCGGCTTCCGCCCGATTCCGCGCGGCCAGGTGCGGTTGCCGGGGCCCGTCGATCCGGACCGGCTGCTGGCCCTCGAACTGGTGGAGGGTGCGCTCGCAGGCGCGACCGGCATGGCGCGCCCTGCGCCGGCCGAGGCTTCAACGCCCCTCTCGATACCATGCGGCGGTGAGCGCGGCGAGGAGCAGAACCAGTCCGGCGAGTCCGGCCAGCAGCGGCAGCGCCCGGACACCGCGCAGAACGGACGCCTCGGACGTCTTCAGCCCGATCCAGTCGCTGCCGTGAAGTGAGGTCGCCGCGTGCATCGGCAGCACGCGCGGCAGTGACACCGAGCCGCGCTCGGCGATGCGGAACACGCCGCCGCCGGTTGCACGCGCGAGCGGCGCCAGCTGCTCCGTGTCGGAGCGCACCTCCGCGAACTCGCGCGGATTGTCCGGGCCGATGCTGGCCAGCGTCGTGAGGTCGCCGTTGGCGATGCGGTAGATGCCGAGGTCGCGGATCGGCGTCTCGCCGCGCCACAGACCCGGCT encodes:
- a CDS encoding metallophosphoesterase family protein — encoded protein: MFRLAHLSDPHVPPDGPPRRRDLLSQRAIGWVNWQRNRRRVHVRHVLDAVTGDIHTHAPDHIAVTGDLAIVSTPAEWRACRAWLDHIGPPDKVSLVPGNHDTYVRRAVTGTELAWREYMAGDPDTLAHGGFPYLRRRGPLALVGCSSAIVTAPFLATGKVGRDQLARLEMLLARLGREGWFRVVMIHHPPTREPGDRFRRLLDAREVAAALERAGAELILHGHEHRATLRWLPGPVAPIPVVGVPSASALEHSGRPAAQYNLFDISGMAGAWSCRMIVRGFDGGVLHTLCEQELRTGRDEVAPCAAAPRAG
- a CDS encoding glutathione S-transferase family protein — encoded protein: MGMLVNGRWTSDDSALRSADGRFQRSETRFRNWVTADGSPGPSGDGGFPAEPGRYHLYVSLACPWAHRTLVVRRLKKLESIVSVSIVAPVMRDEGWEFSAAFPDHLAGRSRLFEVYQAADPQVTSRVTVPVLWDKLRSTIVSNESSEIIRMLNSAFDGVGADTTVDLYPKPLRREIDAVNDMIYETVNNGVYKAGFAASQEAYEEAVHALFATLDELDRRLSRQPYLVGDRITEADWRLFTTLVRFDAVYVGHFKCNIRRITDYPALSNYLRALYQMPGIAGTVDIPHIKLHYYASHRGVNPTGIVPVGPDLDLDAPHDRDRLCAA
- a CDS encoding YbaK/EbsC family protein, with product MDQLPESARRVAAAAAAAGLAVNVVEMPDSTRTAEEAARACGCEVAQIVKSLVFVGAASGQPYLLLVSGANRVDEMAVAAELGEPLVRPDGRRVREITGYAIGGIPPIGHPEPMRTLIDARLLTYEVVWAAAGTPRCVFAVDPAALARAASATTYAF
- the bfr gene encoding bacterioferritin, whose translation is MKGDSKVIEYLNKGLRSELTAVSQYWLHYRLLEDWGYTGLAKKWRAESIEEMHHADKFIARIIFLEGFPNLQELNPLRIGQNVKEILEVDLAGEYEARSLYLEAAAYCASINDRVSKNLFEELAEDEEGHIDFLETQLDLVKQIGLELYAQKHVNEFDD
- a CDS encoding LysR family transcriptional regulator — encoded protein: MDRLAELETFVHVADAGGIGAAADRLGVAKSAVSRRLKDLEERLGVRLVNRTTRQLSLTDTGRAYYERAVQLLADLEEADQQAAMVHGALTGRLKVAAPLSFGLMHLAPAVRQFLADNPALWIDLDLNDRRVDLVDEGFDVAVRIGQLEDSSLIARRLAVVRNVCCASPDYLARHGRPQRPEDLASGHVALRYTNVPERRAFTWVDAEGRERSVSVPARLASNNGEMLVDAAEAGLGIILQPTFLAYRSIEAGRLVPVLTDVAWREVAAYALYPPGRHLSAKVRAFVDHLGRCFGDPPYWDACLRTAAARA
- a CDS encoding (2Fe-2S)-binding protein, with the translated sequence MIVCSCNVLSDHDVRSCLTPGPDCPFTPAQVYRCLGCSPQCGRCARTIRQIMNEALPAVHGACTSRCSARCPLSDAAGAVGETVERGTLFAVGRSGATVDIGEAADIREVVGV
- a CDS encoding NUDIX domain-containing protein; the protein is MLTHLVFRPWWRLSRGMTLGVRGIVIRDPQQVLLVRHSYVPGWYLPGGGVERGETVFDALGRELDEEGGVQLTGVPQLHGIFCNDAEHRGDHVVAFLVRDWSQARTVSANLEIVAAEFFPADALPDGTTPATRRRVAEVFQGAATSPYW
- a CDS encoding DUF6790 family protein, giving the protein MVSFVPILAWVLALVAAAADIARAPRPLGARLVADRLLRWIFFFVIGLMSLWAFMGHVFFPAEAAAAIGWQTSPFQFEVGVANLGIGLAGVVGAFWGRLGFRTATWIVVASFLGGAAIGHLRQIAETGNLAAGNAGPILYTDILTPTVVAVLLLVAWKADQKA